The following DNA comes from Buttiauxella agrestis.
GACCGTATTGGCCAGCGTGTGATTTATCGCCGTACAGGTTACGAGTGGGAATGTGCTGCGCCGCTAATCATCTTCCGTGCCCGGTTCAGGAGGATAGATAAGTGAGCGTTAAATTATCCGCCTACGTCTGGGATGGTTGCGCGGCTGCCGGCATTAAAGGCAACAAACTGCTGATCATGCTGCGCCTGGCTGACTTCGCCAGCGACGAGGGCATTGCATACCCGAGCGTGGCAACCATTGCGCGACAGCTCGGTGCTGGCCGTAGCACGGTTATATCTCTGATTAGTGAACTAGAGAAGGGCGGCTGGTTGGTGAAGAAGGAACGCCGTCAGGGCCAACGTAATACCAGCAATCTCTACACCCTCAACGTTACCAGGCTACGCCACGCTGCTGCCGGTGCTTATTCTGATAGTCCAATTCCTGAACGTTCAGAAGTTGAACATCCAGAAACTGAACGTCCAGATTTTGAACGTCCGGGAGAGAGTGAAAAAGCGGGTTCTCAGGGTCCAGAAATTGGACACGATCCGTCAGTAAATTCAAAACCAGATCCATCAGATCTAAAACCTGTTGGTCAGTCGCCGCTGGCAACCGACCCGCAGCAGCCCGATTCTCTGAAAATCGATTACCCCGCTGTGCTGGAGGCGTACCACACCACTCTGCCCGAAATGCCCACCGTTCTGGACATGACCGACGACCGCCGCAAGAAACTCCGCAGCCTCTGGAAGAAGTACGATTTTAACCTGGACCGCTGGCAGGCCTACCTGCGCTACATCGCCAAATACTGCCGCTGGATGATGGAAAACCGCCCGGATACCACGACAGGAAAGACCTGGCGCAAGAAGAACTTCGACTACCTCGTCACCGAAAAATGCTACCTAGCGGTGAAAGAGGAACGCGCCAACGACCTGCCGAAAGTGGCCCGCGTGGACATTACCGAACGGGATACTGCGTTTGTCCGCCTGGTAGCCCAGGGTAAGAAACCTGCAGGGCGAGTCGAAGAGCTGGCAAAAGCTGCCGCCGGTAAAGCAGGTCTGGGGCGAATGAACGAAGTGATGGCGCGTGCGTCGTGGAAGTCCATCTGGACGCAGGCAGTAACACAGGCAAGCGAAGAAGACCTTGCGAGGATTGCATCATGAGAGTGCAGATACAAAACCTGATCCTGAATTTCATCAGTGAAAACCCTGGTACCCAGATCTCCGCAGTCGTCAAAGGTCTGCCTGATATTGATCGTTCGTCGGTATCGTCTGCACTGACCCGCCTGACGATGCAGGGAAAACTCACCCGCGTTGAGGGCAATGGTGGTCGCTTTGAATACACCATCACCGCGGGCGAAATTCTCCCGGTCGCTGCCGAACCTCTGCCAGTTGTCGCTGTGGTACCGAACCAGAGAGTCATCAGCCCCGACGAGTGGGAGCGCCGTTTTAGCAAAGCAGAAGAGCTGCTGGTCAAAGGATTATCGCGCCGCGCAAACCAAGCGTTTCTGGAATTACTCGACGTGACATCGGAAACAACGTTACGCGAGAAAATTGTTAGCTGCCGGAGCCGCTGTGGAAGCAAACCTTCTGGCGATAGCTCAACTGTGGCAGGTCACTTTGTGGGTATGGGGTTGATATGACAATTCATGTTGTTAGTTTTTCCGGTGGGCGTACTTCCGCATATTTGGTGCATTTAATGGAGCAACGGCGTGCTGCGGGTGAGAGTGTGCATTACACCTTTATGGACACTGGAGCTGAGCATCCAAAAACTTACGAGTTTATCCGTAATTTAGTGAATTACTGGAATATCCCGCTGGTGTGTTTGAGAGTGGTTATTAACCCAGAGCTTGGTTCGGCGAATAGCTATCGTATCGTTGAAATCAGCGAGATTGGTCCTGACTTGCAGCCCTGGCGAGATATCAGTTCAAAGTACGGAATGCCATATTTTGGTGGTCCGTTATGCACTCGGGCAATGAAGACGGAGGTTTTCAAGCGTTACTGTGTCGATAAGTTTGGCAAGGATGGCTATCACACGTGGCTGGGTATACGTGTGGACGAACCAAAACGTCTGATTGAACGAGCGCGAGTGAACTATCTGGCAGATATCAGTCCATTTGAGAAACAGGATGTTCTGGCATGGTGGAAAGAACAGCCATTCGATCTGCAAATTCCTGAGCACCTGGGGAACTGCGTTTTTTGTATCAAAAAAGGGCTGAACAAAATAGCACTTGCTGCCCGTGATGAACCTGAACTTGCCAGTGACTTCTGGGAAATGATCAACGCTCCTGCGGTGCGCGATGTTGAAGGCCGCCAGTATGACGGCAGTATCATGTACCGGAAACACCACTCGCTTGAAAGTGTCATTGCATT
Coding sequences within:
- a CDS encoding DUF4222 domain-containing protein, yielding MEENIQTLDRLYKDHHGVVVNVIGYDRIGQRVIYRRTGYEWECAAPLIIFRARFRRIDK
- a CDS encoding helix-turn-helix domain-containing protein yields the protein MSVKLSAYVWDGCAAAGIKGNKLLIMLRLADFASDEGIAYPSVATIARQLGAGRSTVISLISELEKGGWLVKKERRQGQRNTSNLYTLNVTRLRHAAAGAYSDSPIPERSEVEHPETERPDFERPGESEKAGSQGPEIGHDPSVNSKPDPSDLKPVGQSPLATDPQQPDSLKIDYPAVLEAYHTTLPEMPTVLDMTDDRRKKLRSLWKKYDFNLDRWQAYLRYIAKYCRWMMENRPDTTTGKTWRKKNFDYLVTEKCYLAVKEERANDLPKVARVDITERDTAFVRLVAQGKKPAGRVEELAKAAAGKAGLGRMNEVMARASWKSIWTQAVTQASEEDLARIAS
- a CDS encoding MarR family transcriptional regulator; amino-acid sequence: MRVQIQNLILNFISENPGTQISAVVKGLPDIDRSSVSSALTRLTMQGKLTRVEGNGGRFEYTITAGEILPVAAEPLPVVAVVPNQRVISPDEWERRFSKAEELLVKGLSRRANQAFLELLDVTSETTLREKIVSCRSRCGSKPSGDSSTVAGHFVGMGLI